The proteins below come from a single Rosa rugosa chromosome 2, drRosRugo1.1, whole genome shotgun sequence genomic window:
- the LOC133734426 gene encoding uncharacterized protein LOC133734426 has translation MAPPPSPSLLLAAAITLTLLFSYSVKLPFHPRDLLPLLPRQLSWPILNSLHSAVDLLPTFVGSASSQNNTLGWKGACFYQNSAWMEFHNKTGSQFGGGTLHIQVSKAHSWTCMDIYVFATPYTVTWDYYLLSREHTLEFKEWTGKAEYEYVKNRGVSIFLMQAGMFGTLQALWEVFPLFTNTGWGELSNIGFLKKHMGATFEQRPQPWVTNISTDDIHSGDFLAISKIRGRWGGFETLEKWVSGAYAGHSAVCLRDSEGKLWVGESGNENEQGEDIIAILPWDEWWDFELNKDDSDPHIALLPLHPDIRAKFNETAAWEYARSMEGQPYGYHNMIFSWIDTIDENYPPPLDAHVIASVMTVWNQIKPTYAANLWNEALNKRLETQNLSFPEILVEVEKRGSSFDQLLTIPEQDDWLYSDGKSTSCVAFILEMYKEAGLFDPIASSIQVTEFTIKDAYMLKFFENDSSRLPKWCNDGDTVKLPFCQIKGKYRMELPEYNIMEPYAHMNERCPSLPPKYSRRQNC, from the exons ATGGCTCCCCCCCCCTCTCCCTCTCTACTCCTCGCAGCAGCCATCACCCTCACTCTGCTCTTCTCATACTCGGTCAAATTACCATTCCACCCCCGCGACCTGCTCCCTCTCCTTCCCAGACAGCTCTCATGGCCAATCCTCAACTCCCTCCACAGCGCAGTCGATCTCCTCCCCACTTTCGTCGGCTCCGCTTCGTCCCAAAACAACACTCTCGGCTGGAAAGGCGCCTGCTTTTACCAGAACTCGGCTTGGATGGAGTTCCACAACAAAACCGGCTCACAATTTGGTGGCGGCACTCTTCATATCCAG GTTAGCAAGGCTCATAGTTGGACGTGTATGGATATTTATGTCTTTGCAACTCCATATACTGTCACATGGGATTACTATCTTCTGTCGCGGGAGCACACACTCGAGTTTAAAGAGTGGACAGGGAAAGCTGAGTATGAATAT GTTAAAAACAGGGGAGTTTCTATATTCCTCATGCAAGCGGGGATGTTTGGCACCCTTCAAGCATTGTGGGAGGTCTTTCCCTTGTTTACAAATACAGGATGGGGAGAGCTGTCCAATATTGGGTTTCTCAAAAAGCACATGGGTGCAACCTTCGAGCAACGACCTCAACCTTGGGTAACAAATATTAGCACTGATGATATTCACTCCGGAGATTTCCTTGCAATATCCAAGATTCGCGGGAGGTGGGGTGGATTTGAGACTCTAGAGAAGTGGGTCAGTGGAGCGTATGCTGGTCATTCTGCAGTTTGTTTAAGGGATTCTGAAGGAAAGTTGTGGGTTGGTGAATCAGGAAATGAAAATGAGCAG GGAGAAGATATTATTGCTATTCTGCCATGGGATGAGTGGTGGGATTTTGAGCTAAACAAAGATGATTCCGATCCCCACATTGCATTGCTTCCCTTGCATCCTGATATCCGAGCGAAGTTTAACGAGACTGCGGCCTGGGAGTATGCAAGGAGCATGGAAGGCCAACCATATGGTTATCATAACATGATATTCAGCTGGATAGATACTATAGATGAAAACTATCCACCCCCTTTGGATGCTCATGTG ATTGCTTCTGTTATGACAGTTTGGAATCAAATAAAGCCTACATATGCTGCTAACTTGTGGAATGAAGCCTTGAACAAGCGACTTGAAACTCAG AACCTTAGCTTTCCTGAGATCCTGGTTGAAGTTGAAAAGCGTGGGTCATCTTTTGATCAATTGCTTACAATTCCGGAACAAGATGATTGGCTGTACAGTGATGGGAAGTCAACTTCATGCGTTGCTTTCATTCTTGAAATGTATAAGGAGGCTGGACTTTTTGATCCAATTGCAAGCTCTATCCAAGTTACTGAATTTACG ATAAAAGACGCTTACATGCTCAAGTTCTTTGAAAATGATTCGAGCCGCCTGCCCAAGTGGTGCAATGATGGGGACACCGTGAAGCTTCCGTTCTGTCAGATTAAAGGGAAGTATCGAATGGAATTGCCTGAATACAACATCATGGAACCATACGCCCATATGAATGAGAGATGCCCATCACTGCCCCCCAAGTATTCCAGGCGGCAGAATTGCTGA